The following proteins are co-located in the Salvelinus namaycush isolate Seneca chromosome 33, SaNama_1.0, whole genome shotgun sequence genome:
- the LOC120027595 gene encoding cerebellin-2-like: MVVPARCPGPCAMLALSLLMGYGVVYCVAGQNDTEPIVLEGKCLVVCDSNPSADGGVTSSLGISVRSAGAKVAFSAVRGTNHEPSDMSNTSMTIYFDQALVNIGNHFDLKASVFQAPRRGIYSFGFHVVKVYNRQTIQVNLMQNDYPVISAFAGDQDVTREAASNGVLLQLEREDRVYLKLERGTLMGGWKYSTFSGFLVFPL, translated from the exons ATGGTGGTGCCAGCTCGCTGCCCGGGCCCCTGTGCCATGCTGGCGCTCAGCCTCCTAATGGGTTACGGTGTGGTGTACTGCGTCGCCGGCCAGAATGACACGGAACCCATCGTACTGGAGGGGAAATGCCTGGTGGTCTGCGACTCCAACCCTTCCGCGGACGGCGGGGTGACCTCTTCGCTCGGGATATCCGTCCGGTCCGCGGGCGCCAAGGTGGCTTTCTCTGCTGTGCGCGGAACGAATCACGAGCCCTCCGACATGAGCAACACGTCTATGACCATCTACTTTGACCAG GCTTTAGTGAACATCGGTAACCATTTCGATCTCAAAGCGAGTGTCTTCCAGGCGCCAAGGAGGGGAATATACAGCTTCGGCTTTCATGTGGTCAAAGTTTACAACAGACAAACCATACAG GTCAACCTGATGCAGAACGACTACCCGGTCATATCAGCTTTCGCCGGTGACCAGGACGTTACGCGGGAGGCCGCGAGCAACGGCGTTCTTCTGCAACTGGAGCGCGAGGACCGGGTGTATCTGAAGCTGGAACGGGGAACACTCATGGGCGGATGGAAATATTCCACTTTCTCAGGCTTCCTAGTCTTTCCACTATAA